The window CTCCATTATTATTCTTTAGCCTGCTTTGCCTGGCAACCATTACTTTAAACGCCCAAACGCGTGTTAAAAAAGCTGTATTTATTATTGCCGATGGCATCCCGGCCGATGTTATCGAGAAACTAAATACACCTAATCTTAAACTGATAGCCTCGCAGGGTACCTATTTGCGGGCGCATGTTGGTGGCGAAAAAGGCGGCTACTCGCAAACACCTACTATATCTGCCAACGGCTACAACAGTTTGCTTACCGCTACATGGGTTAATAAGCACAACGTTTGGGGGAACGATATTAAAGCGCCTAATTACAACTACTGGAACATTTTCCGGATGTTTAAGAACGCATATCCCAATAAAAAAACCGCCATATTTTCAAGCTGGACCGATAATCGTACTAAACTAATTGGCGATAACCTGCCCGAAGCCGGCAGCATCCACCCGGATTATGCTTATGATGGTTACGAATTGGATACCTTAAAATTCCCGCATGATAAAGCAGGTAATTACATGCACCTGATAGACGAGCAGGTAGCGTCATCAGCAGCAGCCTGTATTAAAGATAAAGCGCCAGATTTGTCATGGGTTTACCTGGAATACACCGACGATATGGGTCACCGCTACGGGGATAGCCCGCAATATTATGATGCAATAGAAAAAATGGATGCCCAGGTTGGCCGTATCTGGCAAGCTATTCAATATCGCCAAAAAAACTTTAAAGAGGATTGGGTGATATTTGTAACTACAGATCATGGTCGCGATGAGCAAACAGGTAAAGGCCATGGCGGCCAAAGCACCAGGCAACGCAGCACCTGGATAGTAACCAGCTACAAGCCTTTAAACAATTACGCTAAGTATTATACACCCGGAATTGTAGATATTACCCCATCCATCAATAGCTTCTTAAATGTAAAAGTTCC is drawn from Mucilaginibacter ginsenosidivorax and contains these coding sequences:
- a CDS encoding alkaline phosphatase family protein, with translation MQKRTPLLFFSLLCLATITLNAQTRVKKAVFIIADGIPADVIEKLNTPNLKLIASQGTYLRAHVGGEKGGYSQTPTISANGYNSLLTATWVNKHNVWGNDIKAPNYNYWNIFRMFKNAYPNKKTAIFSSWTDNRTKLIGDNLPEAGSIHPDYAYDGYELDTLKFPHDKAGNYMHLIDEQVASSAAACIKDKAPDLSWVYLEYTDDMGHRYGDSPQYYDAIEKMDAQVGRIWQAIQYRQKNFKEDWVIFVTTDHGRDEQTGKGHGGQSTRQRSTWIVTSYKPLNNYAKYYTPGIVDITPSINSFLNVKVPESQLREIDGISLIGAVSVVQPEANLVQGALDISWKAMSTAGKVKIWVAAANNYKEGKPDDYKLLAEVPVTAEHALIDVKNMPSNFYKLVIEGELNMVNRWVVVK